A window of the Tunturibacter empetritectus genome harbors these coding sequences:
- a CDS encoding metal-dependent hydrolase, translating into MEPITHLMTGAVLSHAGFNRKAAYATAAMTLAAEAPDLDTLWSIRGPIAAFQHHRGWTHTLLGIPLEAAIVTGVVWLFHRWRIRRNEARKQPEPTLPYDPTTTPLPHYHAPVRWGLLYCFSLIALLSHLLLDWTNNYGIRPFFPFNPRWYSGSIVFIFEPVLFLILLLALIAPSLFGLINSEVGARKQAFRGRGWAIFALLAIIALWTLRFVEHAKALQLAQSADYNESPVSRVFASPYPINPFRWQTIAETPQFYQLATIDTLNSIVTTSTQPDVIYKPPTTLATLVAKRSWLGEAYLDWSQYPVVTDIGTNEEGLTTVTFRDLRFFYDTPLLAGREKPPLSGAVYLNADRRIVRMEMDGRIQH; encoded by the coding sequence ATGGAACCCATCACTCACCTCATGACCGGAGCCGTCCTCTCCCACGCGGGCTTCAATCGTAAAGCAGCCTACGCCACCGCAGCGATGACCCTCGCCGCCGAAGCCCCCGACCTCGACACCCTCTGGTCCATCCGCGGCCCCATCGCAGCCTTCCAGCATCATCGCGGATGGACCCATACCCTCCTCGGCATCCCCTTGGAAGCCGCCATCGTCACCGGAGTCGTCTGGCTCTTCCACCGCTGGCGAATCCGCCGCAACGAAGCCCGTAAACAACCCGAACCCACCCTCCCGTACGACCCCACCACAACTCCGCTGCCCCACTATCACGCCCCCGTCCGCTGGGGTTTGCTCTACTGCTTCTCCCTCATCGCCCTGCTCAGCCACCTCCTGCTCGACTGGACCAACAACTACGGCATCCGCCCCTTCTTTCCCTTCAACCCCCGCTGGTACTCCGGCTCCATCGTCTTCATCTTCGAGCCCGTCCTCTTTCTCATCCTGCTCCTCGCCCTCATCGCGCCCTCTCTCTTCGGCCTCATCAACAGCGAAGTAGGCGCACGCAAACAAGCCTTCCGCGGACGAGGCTGGGCCATCTTCGCTCTCCTCGCCATCATTGCCCTCTGGACCCTCCGCTTCGTAGAACACGCCAAAGCCCTCCAATTAGCCCAATCCGCCGACTACAACGAATCCCCCGTCTCCCGCGTCTTCGCCAGCCCTTACCCCATCAATCCTTTTCGTTGGCAGACCATCGCCGAAACTCCGCAGTTCTACCAGCTCGCCACCATCGACACTCTCAACAGCATAGTCACCACCAGCACCCAGCCCGACGTCATCTATAAGCCCCCCACTACGCTGGCCACCCTCGTCGCCAAACGCAGTTGGCTCGGCGAGGCCTACCTCGACTGGTCCCAGTACCCCGTAGTCACCGACATCGGCACGAACGAAGAAGGCCTCACCACCGTCACCTTTCGCGACCTGCGTTTCTTCTACGACACGCCATTGCTGGCCGGCCGCGAAAAGCCCCCACTCTCAGGCGCCGTCTACCTCAACGCCGACCGCCGCATCGTCCGCATGGAGATGGACGGCCGCATCCAGCATTAA
- a CDS encoding YqaA family protein, which yields MKISPVALLHKLNVVMLAALKPLGVWGIGALAVIDSAAIPVPIDALLIDYVVHDKSRFLLYCFMAAVGSAIGSLLPYYLGRAGGELFLLKRINRQRYEQMRDRFEKQEFLAIMIPAMMPPPTPVKLFEFAAGVFEMKMLWFFSAICVGKFIRFLIWAIITITYGPAILHTITRAIHQHLAYVLGFSGVLIVLLLVYVLRKVFDRRRGTTLPVEEG from the coding sequence GTGAAGATCTCTCCTGTCGCACTTCTGCATAAGTTGAATGTCGTGATGCTTGCGGCACTGAAGCCGCTTGGCGTGTGGGGTATCGGCGCGCTGGCGGTGATCGATTCGGCGGCGATTCCGGTGCCGATTGATGCGCTGCTGATCGATTATGTGGTGCACGATAAGTCGCGTTTTCTGCTTTATTGCTTTATGGCAGCAGTGGGCTCTGCGATTGGGAGCCTGTTGCCGTACTACCTGGGGCGCGCGGGCGGGGAGCTGTTTCTGCTGAAGCGGATCAACCGGCAGCGCTATGAGCAGATGCGGGACCGGTTTGAGAAGCAGGAGTTTCTGGCGATCATGATTCCGGCGATGATGCCCCCGCCGACGCCGGTGAAGCTGTTTGAGTTTGCCGCGGGTGTGTTCGAGATGAAGATGCTGTGGTTCTTCAGCGCGATCTGCGTGGGTAAGTTTATTCGGTTTTTGATCTGGGCCATTATCACGATCACTTATGGGCCGGCGATTCTGCATACGATTACGCGCGCGATTCATCAACACCTCGCTTATGTGCTTGGATTCAGCGGTGTTTTGATTGTGCTGCTGCTGGTGTATGTGCTGCGGAAGGTGTTCGACCGGCGACGAGGCACGACGCTTCCGGTGGAAGAGGGTTAA
- a CDS encoding MogA/MoaB family molybdenum cofactor biosynthesis protein, with the protein MTLRFAPDVRAVVLTISDRCSRGEQMDLSGPAVCELLEDAGVGQVLSEMLPDEIDQIAAALRRNAKVVDLIVTTGGTGLGKRDVTPEATRMVCERLVEGLSERMRADGLLQTPLAALSRAVCGTLGDALIVNLPGSPAGARSSLASILPVLPHALDLLAGRTAHHAFTESGQHGRADGN; encoded by the coding sequence GTGACTCTAAGATTTGCGCCAGATGTACGTGCCGTTGTGCTGACGATCAGCGACCGCTGTTCTCGCGGGGAACAGATGGATCTGTCGGGGCCTGCTGTGTGCGAGCTGCTGGAAGATGCCGGAGTGGGGCAGGTGTTGAGCGAGATGTTGCCGGATGAGATCGATCAGATTGCGGCGGCGTTAAGACGTAACGCGAAAGTTGTAGATCTGATTGTGACGACCGGAGGGACCGGGCTGGGCAAACGCGATGTGACGCCGGAGGCTACGAGAATGGTCTGTGAGCGGCTAGTTGAGGGGTTATCGGAGAGAATGCGAGCGGATGGGCTGCTGCAGACTCCGCTTGCTGCACTGAGCCGAGCGGTCTGCGGGACGCTGGGGGATGCGCTGATTGTGAATCTGCCGGGGAGTCCGGCGGGCGCGAGGAGTTCGCTCGCGTCGATTCTGCCGGTGTTGCCGCACGCGCTAGATCTGCTGGCGGGGCGGACGGCTCATCATGCATTCACAGAGAGCGGTCAGCATGGAAGGGCCGACGGCAATTAG
- a CDS encoding TonB C-terminal domain-containing protein, with translation MPLLETPPKSAPSNQPVKVRTGRFGELDERELIHLLDSLDDERSKARFRESIYISIIIYLAIAWFLFYGPRVLFHQPRLISPAEVLKEREQQLTRLEDPANLSKIAPRTPKARPSQPAVDQKMLKQLQAMRKAAPPTPAAPAPPTSTPPVTQPAPQQQATPLPPSPQPQPTQQQALVEAPKPVATRPNFGNPNQTAGDAIRQAAQGAAHDHGSSGDYSGGSSSGRTGMGQGVQVLSDMQGVDFNPYLRRILSDIKRNWIPLIPEEARPPLNKQGETLVRFTILPDGRIAAMNLDGSSQDQSIDRACWGAITGEGQFPPLPANFHGPNLELRIAFYTNKPLP, from the coding sequence ATGCCCTTACTCGAGACTCCGCCCAAATCCGCACCGTCCAACCAGCCCGTAAAGGTGCGCACCGGCCGCTTCGGAGAGCTCGACGAGCGGGAGTTGATTCACCTGCTGGACTCCCTCGACGACGAGCGCTCCAAAGCCCGCTTCCGCGAGTCCATCTACATCTCCATCATCATCTACCTGGCCATCGCCTGGTTCCTCTTCTATGGCCCCCGCGTCCTCTTTCATCAGCCTCGCCTCATCAGTCCCGCCGAAGTACTCAAAGAGCGTGAGCAGCAGCTGACCCGTCTCGAAGACCCGGCAAACTTATCTAAAATCGCGCCCAGAACCCCTAAAGCACGACCATCGCAGCCAGCCGTTGACCAAAAGATGCTGAAGCAGCTTCAGGCGATGCGCAAGGCCGCTCCGCCAACACCCGCTGCCCCTGCTCCGCCAACGTCCACCCCCCCTGTGACGCAGCCGGCTCCCCAGCAACAGGCAACTCCTCTGCCTCCATCGCCGCAACCCCAGCCTACACAGCAACAGGCTCTCGTTGAAGCGCCAAAGCCCGTCGCAACCCGGCCGAACTTTGGCAATCCCAACCAGACCGCAGGCGATGCCATTCGTCAAGCTGCGCAGGGCGCCGCCCACGACCACGGCAGCTCAGGAGACTACAGCGGAGGCTCATCCAGCGGACGCACCGGTATGGGCCAAGGAGTTCAGGTTTTGTCCGATATGCAGGGCGTAGACTTCAACCCCTACCTCCGCCGAATCCTCAGTGATATAAAACGCAATTGGATTCCCCTCATCCCCGAGGAGGCCCGCCCGCCGCTCAATAAACAAGGCGAGACCCTCGTCCGCTTCACCATTCTCCCTGACGGCCGCATCGCCGCTATGAACCTCGACGGCTCAAGCCAGGATCAATCCATCGACAGAGCATGCTGGGGCGCTATCACCGGCGAAGGCCAGTTCCCCCCACTCCCGGCAAACTTCCACGGCCCCAACCTCGAACTCCGCATCGCCTTCTACACGAACAAACCGCTCCCCTGA
- the miaA gene encoding tRNA (adenosine(37)-N6)-dimethylallyltransferase MiaA codes for MVSAPEHPLIVLVGPTASGKTSLALSLAQQFNGEIISCDSVAIYREMEIGTAKPTHEERALVPHHMIDIAWPDESCTAGDYSREAREALAAITARGRLPIVAGGTGLYLRALIDGLFPAPPQKPGQRERLRNIASTRGPAYLHRILTRLDSAAAAAIHPNDVPKVIRAIEVSLATGQSHNANKRTPMTEQWQQGRDALTGYRILRLGLNPPRTLLYERINQRAAAMFSRERPDGGLIEETERLIARYGEACRPLTSLGYAEATAVLRNEITREQAVAHAQQGHRNYAKRQLTWFRREPGMHWLLGCGGDADITAQAHHLVAKHLQT; via the coding sequence ATGGTAAGCGCCCCCGAGCACCCCCTCATCGTTCTGGTCGGCCCCACCGCCAGCGGCAAGACCTCCCTCGCGCTCTCTCTCGCCCAGCAGTTCAACGGCGAGATCATCAGCTGCGACTCAGTCGCCATCTACCGCGAGATGGAGATCGGCACCGCCAAGCCCACCCACGAAGAACGCGCCCTCGTCCCCCACCACATGATCGACATCGCGTGGCCCGACGAGTCCTGCACCGCAGGCGACTATAGCCGCGAGGCCCGAGAAGCCCTCGCCGCCATTACCGCCCGAGGCCGCCTGCCGATCGTCGCCGGAGGAACCGGCCTCTATCTCCGTGCCCTCATCGACGGCCTCTTCCCCGCTCCACCACAAAAACCTGGCCAGCGCGAACGCCTCCGCAATATTGCCTCGACCCGCGGCCCCGCCTATCTCCATCGCATCCTCACCCGCCTCGACTCGGCCGCCGCAGCAGCCATCCACCCCAACGACGTCCCCAAAGTCATCCGCGCCATCGAGGTCTCTCTTGCAACCGGCCAAAGCCACAACGCCAACAAGCGCACTCCTATGACCGAGCAATGGCAGCAGGGCCGCGATGCCCTCACCGGATACCGCATCCTGCGCCTCGGCCTCAACCCACCCCGAACCCTCCTCTATGAACGCATCAACCAGCGCGCCGCAGCTATGTTCTCCCGCGAACGGCCCGACGGCGGCCTTATCGAAGAGACGGAGCGCCTCATAGCCCGCTACGGCGAAGCCTGCCGCCCCCTCACCTCACTCGGCTATGCGGAAGCCACCGCCGTCCTCCGCAACGAAATCACCCGCGAGCAGGCCGTCGCCCACGCCCAGCAAGGCCATCGCAACTACGCCAAGCGCCAGCTCACCTGGTTCCGGCGCGAACCCGGCATGCACTGGCTTCTTGGCTGCGGCGGCGACGCAGACATCACAGCTCAGGCCCACCACCTCGTCGCAAAGCACCTTCAAACATAA
- a CDS encoding glycine C-acetyltransferase: MTSAAAKRPQLAHLTAQLDDLRERGTFFKLRVLDDQQAPVCTYDGKRVINLASNNYLGLCNDPRLEEAAIAATKKYGVGSGAVRTIAGTMHIHMELEEKIAAFKGVEACVVFQSGFAANAGTVSSILGKEDFILSDELNHASIIDGARLSKAKIKVFRHKDIAHAEQLLQEVQNEPGRKLLITDGVFSMDGDIGPVDKLADLCEKYGAIMMVDDAHASGVLGRNGRGSVDHFHATDKVDVQVGTLSKAIGALGGYVCGSRDLIDYLYHRARPFLFSTSHPPSVAATCIAAFDILENEPDRIARLWANTSYFKQQLADAGFDTGGNTTPKSETPITPILIGDSRRTMDFSRALFDAGVMATGIAFPTVPEGKARIRTIMTSEHTREQIDQALETFSSVARKMGILQA, translated from the coding sequence ATGACCTCCGCAGCCGCCAAACGCCCCCAGCTTGCCCACCTCACCGCCCAGCTCGACGACCTCCGCGAGCGCGGCACCTTCTTCAAGCTGCGTGTGCTCGACGACCAGCAGGCCCCCGTCTGCACCTACGACGGCAAGCGCGTCATCAACCTCGCCTCCAACAACTACCTCGGCCTCTGCAATGACCCCCGCCTCGAAGAGGCTGCCATCGCCGCCACAAAAAAATACGGCGTAGGCTCCGGAGCAGTCCGCACCATCGCCGGCACCATGCACATCCACATGGAACTCGAAGAAAAGATCGCTGCCTTCAAGGGAGTCGAAGCCTGCGTCGTCTTCCAGTCAGGCTTCGCCGCCAACGCCGGCACCGTCTCCAGCATCCTCGGCAAAGAAGACTTCATCCTCTCCGACGAGCTCAACCACGCCAGCATCATCGACGGAGCCCGCCTCTCGAAGGCCAAGATCAAAGTCTTCCGCCACAAAGATATCGCCCACGCCGAGCAGCTCCTGCAGGAAGTCCAGAACGAGCCCGGCCGTAAGCTCCTCATCACCGACGGCGTCTTCTCCATGGACGGCGACATCGGCCCCGTCGACAAGCTCGCTGACCTCTGCGAAAAGTACGGCGCCATCATGATGGTCGACGACGCCCACGCCTCAGGCGTCCTCGGCCGCAACGGCCGCGGCTCCGTCGATCACTTCCACGCCACCGACAAAGTCGACGTCCAGGTCGGCACCCTGTCCAAGGCCATCGGAGCACTCGGCGGCTACGTCTGCGGCAGCCGCGACCTCATCGACTACCTCTACCACCGCGCCCGCCCCTTCCTCTTCTCCACCTCGCACCCACCCTCAGTCGCCGCCACCTGCATCGCCGCATTCGACATATTGGAGAATGAGCCCGACCGCATAGCCCGCCTCTGGGCCAACACCAGCTACTTCAAACAGCAGCTCGCCGATGCCGGCTTTGACACAGGCGGCAACACCACGCCCAAAAGCGAAACCCCCATCACCCCCATCCTCATCGGAGACAGCCGCCGCACCATGGACTTCTCCCGCGCCCTCTTCGACGCCGGCGTCATGGCCACCGGCATCGCCTTTCCCACCGTCCCCGAAGGTAAAGCCCGTATTCGCACCATCATGACCAGCGAACACACCCGCGAACAGATCGATCAGGCCCTCGAAACCTTCTCCTCCGTCGCTAGAAAAATGGGCATCCTTCAAGCCTGA
- a CDS encoding alpha/beta hydrolase family protein codes for MRTLRLAATLVFGLTVMVSVRGGLAATTTYEVGESSRVFKPGHARNWRGAKTQALVATIWYPANADGTLYEEPQVIGPPDMPLFLAGGAVLNAPIASSQVKFPVVMLSHGTGGSAMQLAWLGTVLARHGYIAVGVNHPGNNALEPYTAEGFVLWWERATDISDALDGLMTDSTFGPHVDEGRIGAAGFSIGGYTVLELAGARTDQERFLKACQTDPTLHKCVVPEMKNMGDPEQMLAKVRASSAESMARGGASYRDARVKAVFAIAPAVGQAFAPDGFREVTIPVAMVVGAADPIAPVATNAGRFLALMPDAHLTVLPDGVAHYTFLDTCTDVGRAKLGVFCGDAAGVDREKVHATVSAMAVKFFDKNLK; via the coding sequence ATGAGAACTTTGCGATTGGCGGCGACGCTGGTTTTTGGATTGACGGTGATGGTGAGTGTGCGGGGTGGGTTGGCCGCGACGACCACATATGAAGTGGGAGAGAGTTCGCGGGTTTTTAAGCCTGGTCATGCTCGGAACTGGCGGGGTGCGAAGACTCAGGCGCTGGTGGCGACGATCTGGTATCCGGCGAATGCCGATGGGACATTGTATGAGGAGCCGCAGGTGATTGGGCCGCCGGACATGCCTCTGTTTCTGGCAGGTGGAGCGGTGCTCAATGCTCCGATTGCGAGTTCGCAGGTGAAGTTTCCGGTGGTGATGCTGTCGCATGGGACGGGTGGGTCGGCGATGCAGCTGGCGTGGCTGGGCACGGTGCTGGCGCGGCATGGATATATTGCAGTGGGGGTGAATCATCCTGGCAACAATGCGCTTGAGCCGTATACCGCTGAGGGGTTTGTGTTGTGGTGGGAGCGGGCGACCGATATCAGCGATGCGCTGGATGGGTTGATGACTGATTCGACGTTTGGACCGCACGTGGATGAGGGCCGGATTGGTGCGGCTGGGTTTTCGATCGGCGGCTACACGGTGCTGGAGCTGGCGGGGGCGAGAACGGATCAGGAGAGATTTCTGAAGGCGTGCCAGACGGATCCGACACTGCATAAGTGCGTGGTGCCGGAGATGAAGAACATGGGTGATCCGGAGCAGATGCTGGCGAAGGTGAGGGCGAGCAGTGCGGAGTCGATGGCGCGTGGAGGTGCGAGCTATCGCGATGCGCGGGTGAAGGCGGTGTTTGCGATCGCTCCAGCGGTGGGGCAGGCGTTCGCCCCGGATGGATTTCGTGAGGTGACGATTCCTGTGGCGATGGTGGTGGGAGCGGCGGACCCGATCGCTCCTGTGGCGACGAATGCGGGGAGATTTCTGGCGTTGATGCCGGATGCGCACCTAACGGTGCTACCCGATGGCGTGGCGCACTACACGTTTTTGGATACGTGTACGGATGTGGGAAGGGCTAAGCTTGGCGTGTTTTGCGGGGATGCTGCTGGTGTGGATCGCGAGAAGGTGCATGCGACCGTGTCGGCGATGGCGGTGAAGTTCTTCGATAAAAATCTGAAGTGA
- a CDS encoding dihydroorotase gives MSDVLILNGRLVDPASGVDGERDLLLRHGRVAAVEMPGVLRAVKGKEIGKEIIDAKGMIVAPGLVDVHVHLREPGQTYKESIKTGTAAAAAGGFTSVVAMPNTLPVNDSVEKLEWMLDASRGACVKLFAMPAATFGSLGEEITDYHELQRVGAVGFTDDGKPVLHDRVMRAALVAAAGIGVPVSQHAEDTRLTGGCSMNAGPVAFRLGLRGMTVEAESKIVERDIRLLRDIEQHDGLRPHLHVQHVSTAKAMEAIRQARRAGLHVTCEVAPHHFTLTDEAIGEYDTNAKMNPPLRNDADRMAMIAGLMDGTVDCIATDHAPHALFEKEQEFERAPNGITGLETALGLALRVLHKGNGMPISRVIELMSAQPAGIVSLEGRGTLKVDSFADVVIFDPAAEWSFAAAKSLSKSRNTPFDGAPMLGRVMATICEGVIVYRG, from the coding sequence ATGAGTGACGTATTGATTTTGAACGGGCGGCTGGTGGACCCAGCGAGTGGAGTGGATGGGGAGCGGGATCTATTGCTGCGGCATGGGCGAGTGGCTGCGGTGGAGATGCCGGGGGTCTTGCGCGCTGTCAAGGGCAAGGAGATTGGTAAGGAGATCATCGATGCGAAGGGGATGATCGTCGCGCCGGGGCTGGTGGATGTGCATGTACATCTGCGGGAGCCGGGACAGACTTATAAGGAGTCGATCAAGACGGGTACGGCGGCTGCGGCGGCGGGTGGATTTACGAGTGTAGTGGCGATGCCGAATACTTTGCCGGTGAACGATTCGGTGGAGAAGCTGGAGTGGATGCTGGATGCGTCGCGTGGGGCCTGCGTGAAGCTGTTTGCGATGCCAGCGGCTACGTTTGGAAGCTTGGGCGAGGAGATTACGGACTATCACGAGCTGCAGAGGGTCGGGGCGGTGGGGTTTACCGATGATGGAAAGCCGGTGTTGCATGATCGCGTGATGCGTGCGGCGCTGGTGGCGGCTGCGGGGATTGGCGTGCCGGTGTCGCAGCATGCGGAGGATACGCGGCTGACGGGTGGGTGCAGCATGAATGCGGGGCCGGTGGCGTTTCGGCTGGGGCTGCGCGGGATGACGGTGGAGGCGGAGTCGAAGATTGTGGAGCGGGATATTCGGCTGCTGCGGGATATCGAGCAGCATGATGGATTGCGGCCGCATCTGCATGTGCAGCATGTGTCTACGGCGAAGGCGATGGAGGCGATTCGGCAGGCTAGGCGGGCGGGGCTGCATGTGACGTGCGAGGTTGCGCCGCATCACTTTACGCTGACCGATGAGGCAATTGGCGAGTACGACACGAATGCGAAGATGAATCCTCCGCTGCGCAATGATGCGGACCGCATGGCGATGATTGCCGGGTTGATGGATGGCACGGTGGACTGCATTGCGACCGATCATGCTCCACATGCGTTGTTTGAGAAAGAGCAGGAGTTTGAGCGGGCTCCGAATGGGATTACGGGGCTGGAGACGGCGCTGGGATTGGCGTTGCGAGTATTGCATAAGGGCAATGGGATGCCGATCTCGCGGGTGATTGAGTTGATGAGTGCGCAGCCGGCTGGGATTGTTTCGCTCGAGGGGCGTGGGACGCTGAAGGTGGATAGTTTTGCGGATGTGGTGATATTTGATCCAGCGGCGGAGTGGAGTTTTGCGGCTGCGAAGAGTCTGTCGAAGTCGCGGAATACTCCTTTTGATGGGGCGCCGATGTTGGGCAGAGTAATGGCTACGATCTGCGAAGGCGTGATTGTTTATAGAGGATAG
- a CDS encoding aspartate carbamoyltransferase catalytic subunit yields MTILETGTIAAGSLLTVAGLTVEEVAAILAATDRLERMAAAERAKILAGRRIALLFYESSTRTRTSFELAAKSLGAMTTLVSDKSSSIEKGESLKDTGLTLRALGAECIVLRHANSGAPYLLAKTTGLPVLNAGDGMHEHPSQALLDLRTMLARLPGMSGRLVNAKTLEGVTVVITGDILHSRVARSNAMLLPRLGARVVLCGPPGLLPDDALGLGLDSKGGIEIERDFDKALKQAGSGGKAVVMMLRIQRERLAGLELDLEEYISRYQLDEERLMARAPEALVMHPGPMIRGLEIAGEVADGPNSAIEDQVRHGLGVRMALLVRALGAGGFESVTV; encoded by the coding sequence GTGACGATATTAGAGACGGGCACGATTGCGGCGGGGTCGCTGCTGACGGTTGCAGGCCTGACGGTGGAGGAGGTTGCGGCGATTCTGGCGGCGACCGACCGGCTGGAACGAATGGCTGCTGCGGAGAGAGCGAAGATTCTGGCGGGGCGGCGGATTGCGCTGCTGTTTTATGAGTCGAGTACGCGGACAAGGACTTCGTTTGAGCTGGCGGCGAAGTCGTTGGGTGCGATGACGACGCTGGTGAGCGATAAGTCGTCGTCGATTGAGAAGGGTGAGAGCCTGAAGGACACGGGGCTGACGCTGCGGGCACTGGGGGCGGAGTGCATTGTGCTGCGTCATGCGAACTCGGGGGCGCCGTATCTGCTGGCGAAGACGACGGGGCTGCCTGTGTTGAATGCGGGGGATGGGATGCATGAGCATCCGTCGCAGGCGCTGCTGGATCTGCGGACGATGCTGGCGCGATTGCCGGGGATGAGTGGGCGGCTGGTGAACGCGAAGACGCTTGAGGGTGTGACGGTGGTGATTACGGGGGATATTCTGCATAGCCGGGTGGCGCGTTCGAATGCGATGCTGCTGCCGCGGCTGGGGGCGAGGGTGGTGCTGTGTGGGCCACCCGGGTTGCTGCCGGATGATGCGTTGGGGCTGGGCTTGGATTCTAAAGGGGGGATTGAGATTGAGCGGGATTTTGATAAGGCTTTGAAGCAGGCTGGCTCGGGGGGTAAAGCGGTGGTGATGATGCTGCGGATTCAGCGGGAGCGGCTGGCGGGGTTGGAGCTGGATTTGGAGGAGTATATCTCGCGGTATCAGCTGGACGAGGAACGGTTGATGGCGCGGGCGCCGGAGGCTCTGGTGATGCATCCGGGGCCTATGATTCGCGGGCTGGAGATCGCGGGTGAGGTGGCGGACGGGCCGAACTCGGCGATTGAGGACCAGGTGCGGCATGGGTTGGGCGTGAGGATGGCTCTGCTGGTGAGGGCGCTGGGTGCAGGCGGATTTGAGAGTGTAACGGTATGA
- the pyrR gene encoding bifunctional pyr operon transcriptional regulator/uracil phosphoribosyltransferase PyrR, with translation MSENTGVRKPKFREKGRLMSASEIERTLVRLAHEIVEKHDGSKNVGLVGIKRRGVPLAQRLGVLIEKIEKHPVDVGVLDISFYRDDLSTDGPRPKVTPGAIGFDVTGRDVILMDDVLYTGRTIRAALDALFDYGRPKSVRLLVLIDRGHRELPIEATYVGRLIPTSKREIIEVKLNEVDGQEQVLLVELMD, from the coding sequence ATGAGTGAAAATACTGGAGTTCGGAAGCCGAAGTTTCGTGAAAAGGGGAGGCTGATGTCGGCCTCGGAGATCGAGCGTACGCTGGTGCGGCTGGCGCATGAGATCGTGGAAAAACATGACGGCAGTAAGAATGTCGGCCTGGTGGGGATCAAGCGCCGGGGCGTTCCGCTGGCGCAGAGGCTGGGCGTACTGATCGAGAAGATTGAGAAGCATCCGGTGGATGTGGGGGTGCTGGATATCAGCTTTTATCGCGACGATCTGTCGACGGATGGGCCGCGACCGAAGGTGACGCCGGGGGCGATCGGATTCGATGTGACGGGGCGCGACGTTATTTTGATGGACGATGTGCTGTATACGGGGCGGACGATTCGGGCGGCGCTGGATGCGCTGTTTGACTATGGGCGGCCGAAGAGTGTGCGGCTGCTGGTGCTGATCGATCGCGGGCATCGCGAGCTGCCGATCGAGGCGACGTATGTGGGGCGGCTGATTCCTACGTCAAAGCGGGAGATTATCGAGGTGAAATTGAACGAGGTGGATGGGCAGGAGCAGGTGCTGCTGGTTGAGCTGATGGATTGA
- a CDS encoding tetratricopeptide repeat protein → MTGSPTATVNNAEAQKLIQDAWKAVQQRDFSTAQTKLDSAKNLNERQIGLWTTYGYLAFSQGEMSKAIEDYQKELKSHPEQYAAYGMLGQLQRNMGRRKDAMETLKSWSAAQGDNPTPVVALVGMLLEDKNATEAVLVAESAVAKLPEDKKKDASLQLALGKAQIMGGEKEQGRATLLGLMQSTEDPLMMNNSAYELADAGLELPAAETATRTALGKMEEESKTWTLDENPQMLAAKSELIAATWDTM, encoded by the coding sequence TTGACGGGATCGCCCACCGCGACGGTTAACAATGCGGAGGCGCAGAAGCTGATTCAGGACGCGTGGAAGGCGGTGCAGCAACGTGACTTCAGTACGGCGCAGACCAAGTTGGATAGTGCGAAGAACTTGAATGAAAGACAGATCGGACTCTGGACGACTTATGGATACCTTGCATTCTCGCAAGGAGAGATGTCGAAGGCGATTGAAGACTATCAAAAGGAGCTGAAGTCTCATCCGGAGCAGTATGCGGCGTATGGGATGTTAGGGCAGTTGCAGAGGAATATGGGACGGCGTAAGGATGCGATGGAGACTTTGAAGAGCTGGAGTGCTGCTCAAGGAGATAATCCAACGCCCGTCGTAGCTTTGGTGGGCATGCTTCTTGAGGATAAGAATGCTACGGAGGCCGTTTTGGTGGCGGAATCTGCGGTTGCCAAGCTTCCGGAGGATAAGAAGAAAGATGCAAGCCTTCAGCTAGCGCTGGGGAAGGCGCAGATTATGGGGGGAGAGAAGGAGCAGGGCCGCGCTACGTTGCTCGGCTTGATGCAGAGTACGGAAGATCCTTTGATGATGAATAACAGCGCTTATGAGCTTGCGGATGCGGGGCTTGAACTACCGGCAGCAGAGACGGCGACGCGGACTGCGCTGGGCAAGATGGAGGAGGAGAGCAAGACGTGGACGCTCGATGAGAATCCACAGATGCTGGCTGCCAAGTCAGAATTGATTGCAGCGACATGGGACACGATGTGA